A genomic segment from Rubrobacter tropicus encodes:
- the purH gene encoding bifunctional phosphoribosylaminoimidazolecarboxamide formyltransferase/IMP cyclohydrolase translates to MKRRALVSVSDKRGVAAFARKLSSLGFEIISTGGTAKALEESRIPVVQVSEITGAPEMLDGRVKTLHPKIHGGILADLENPDHVTQLVEHDIGPIDLVCINLYPFEETVAADPSEKEAIEQIDVGGPAMLRAAAKNFKSVTVVPSSSFYNEVISELENEGQVSEETRRRLALAAFRRTAQYDAAISGWLAVQAGDHDEFPERRFVRYEKVSSLRYGENPHQKAAYYAEEGEEHLLSGVEKLQGKEISFNNLYDLDAARTLLSDLTELEAPAAAVIVKHANPCGAAVGDSLVEAYRKALASDPLSAFGGIVALSGEVDGGLAAEISKVFTEILAAPGFTPEAREVFSAKPSVRVLKAGSLARPALSSKSVTGGVLLQEADALEGGSEYRVVTEKRPSTEQMDDLLFAWRVARTVKSNAIVLVKDGATVGIGAGQMSRVDSSEIAAKKAGDGAVGSVAASDAFFPFADGVEALARDGVAAVIQPGGSVRDEEVVAAANRLGLAMVFTGRRHFNH, encoded by the coding sequence ATGAAGCGTAGGGCGCTGGTGTCGGTCTCGGACAAGCGCGGGGTCGCCGCGTTCGCGCGCAAGCTCTCGTCTTTAGGGTTCGAGATCATCTCGACCGGCGGCACCGCTAAAGCCCTCGAAGAATCTCGTATCCCCGTGGTCCAGGTCTCCGAAATAACCGGCGCCCCGGAGATGCTCGACGGGAGGGTAAAGACGCTCCACCCCAAGATCCACGGCGGCATCCTCGCCGACCTCGAAAACCCCGACCACGTAACCCAACTCGTCGAACACGACATAGGCCCCATAGACCTCGTCTGCATAAACCTCTACCCCTTCGAGGAGACGGTGGCCGCCGACCCCTCGGAGAAAGAGGCGATAGAGCAGATAGACGTCGGCGGACCCGCGATGCTCCGCGCCGCCGCCAAGAACTTCAAGAGCGTCACGGTGGTCCCCTCGTCCTCGTTCTACAACGAGGTCATCTCGGAGCTCGAAAACGAGGGGCAGGTCTCCGAAGAGACCCGCCGCCGGCTCGCGCTGGCAGCGTTCCGCAGGACCGCGCAGTACGACGCGGCGATCTCCGGGTGGCTCGCGGTCCAGGCGGGGGACCACGACGAGTTCCCGGAGCGGAGATTTGTCCGGTACGAGAAGGTGTCGTCCCTGCGTTACGGCGAGAACCCGCATCAGAAGGCGGCCTACTACGCGGAAGAGGGGGAGGAGCATCTGCTCTCCGGGGTGGAGAAGTTGCAGGGGAAGGAGATCTCCTTCAACAACCTCTACGACCTCGACGCCGCCAGGACCTTGCTCTCAGATCTCACGGAACTCGAGGCGCCCGCCGCGGCTGTGATCGTCAAGCACGCCAACCCTTGCGGCGCGGCGGTAGGCGATTCCCTGGTTGAGGCGTACCGCAAGGCGCTCGCCTCCGACCCGCTCTCCGCTTTCGGTGGCATAGTGGCCCTTAGCGGCGAGGTCGATGGGGGGTTGGCGGCGGAGATCTCGAAGGTCTTCACGGAGATACTGGCCGCGCCGGGCTTCACCCCTGAGGCCAGGGAGGTCTTCTCCGCGAAACCGAGCGTGCGCGTCCTGAAAGCCGGTTCGCTCGCGCGTCCTGCGCTCTCGTCCAAGAGCGTAACCGGCGGCGTGCTCCTGCAGGAGGCCGACGCCCTCGAGGGCGGCTCGGAGTACAGGGTGGTAACCGAGAAGCGGCCCTCGACCGAACAGATGGACGACCTGCTCTTCGCCTGGCGCGTCGCCCGCACCGTGAAGAGCAACGCCATAGTCCTCGTCAAAGACGGGGCGACGGTTGGGATCGGGGCGGGCCAGATGAGCCGGGTTGACTCCTCGGAGATAGCCGCCAAGAAGGCGGGGGACGGGGCGGTAGGGTCGGTGGCCGCAAGCGACGCCTTCTTCCCCTTCGCCGACGGGGTCGAGGCGCTCGCCAGAGACGGCGTCGCCGCCGTAATACAGCCGGGCGGGTCCGTCCGGGACGAGGAGGTCGTCGCGGCGGCGAACAGGCTCGGGCTGGCGATGGTCTTCACCGGCCGCAGGCACTTCAACCACTAG
- a CDS encoding phosphate-starvation-inducible PsiE family protein: protein MERRPDRERQGPRPARFIDLAERGAYYGVALFLLATIVMVFVSAVVSLTEVLELGPLETALEVLDKVLLIFIFAELLGTIGTIVREREVTAEPFLLIGLIAVVRRILAVTASIEQNLGTPRFESLILELGVLTVLVLALAGALLITRRADRAG, encoded by the coding sequence GTGGAGCGGCGGCCAGACAGGGAGAGGCAGGGGCCGCGGCCGGCGAGGTTCATAGACCTGGCCGAGCGGGGCGCCTACTACGGGGTTGCGCTCTTCCTGCTCGCGACAATCGTCATGGTCTTCGTCTCCGCCGTCGTCAGCCTCACGGAGGTCTTGGAGCTCGGGCCGCTAGAGACCGCCCTGGAGGTATTGGACAAGGTGCTCCTGATCTTCATCTTCGCCGAGCTCCTCGGGACCATAGGCACCATCGTGAGGGAGCGGGAGGTCACGGCGGAACCCTTCCTCCTGATCGGCCTGATAGCCGTAGTCAGGCGCATCCTGGCCGTCACCGCCTCCATAGAGCAGAACCTCGGCACGCCCCGGTTCGAAAGCCTGATCCTCGAGCTCGGCGTCCTGACCGTTCTGGTCCTCGCGCTGGCCGGCGCCCTCCTCATCACCCGCCGCGCAGACAGGGCCGGGTAA
- a CDS encoding UDP-glucose dehydrogenase family protein, which translates to MVEEFKVGVIGAGYVGLVTGACLAQIGHRVTCVDRDEDRVAQLSAGRVPIYEPGLEEMVVRNARRGTLFFTGPGGLREVVRAADVVFIAVDTPQGEDGSADLSNVAAVAKSIGSVLAAAPREKPLLIVNKSTVPVGSGDYVSMLVCDGIDEAGGAGEPAEFRVVSNPEFLREGNALYDSLFPDRIVLGADSREALEAMRSLYDPIIAQSFPTDLDPRPKVSVPLVVTDLASAEMIKYAANAFLATKISFINEVSNLCELVGADVANVAAGIGLDERIGPRFLGAGVGWGGSCFPKDVAALRSVAREYDYEPVLLDATVAVNERQRRRVISKLQHDLHTLKGKRIALLGLAFKPNTDDLREAPSLRIAGELDSLGARVVGYDPVAGKAAARLSPGLRVVFDPYEALAGAHAAVVVTEWEEVRNLDLERAASLMDDPGLLVDGRNTLDPDAVRAAGLLYRGFGR; encoded by the coding sequence TTGGTAGAAGAGTTCAAAGTCGGGGTCATAGGGGCCGGGTACGTCGGGCTCGTGACGGGGGCGTGCCTGGCCCAGATCGGGCACAGGGTAACGTGCGTGGACCGGGACGAGGACCGCGTGGCGCAGCTGTCCGCGGGCCGGGTTCCTATCTACGAGCCGGGCCTCGAGGAGATGGTAGTCCGCAACGCGCGGCGCGGCACGCTCTTTTTCACCGGGCCCGGGGGGCTTCGGGAGGTCGTGCGCGCGGCGGACGTCGTGTTTATCGCGGTGGATACCCCGCAGGGCGAGGACGGCTCTGCCGACCTCTCCAACGTGGCGGCGGTCGCGAAGAGCATAGGTAGCGTGCTCGCGGCCGCGCCAAGGGAGAAGCCGCTCCTTATAGTCAACAAGAGCACGGTGCCCGTGGGGAGCGGGGACTACGTCTCCATGCTGGTCTGCGACGGCATAGACGAGGCCGGAGGCGCCGGAGAGCCGGCGGAGTTCCGGGTGGTCTCCAACCCCGAGTTCCTGAGGGAGGGGAACGCGCTCTACGACTCGCTCTTTCCCGACAGGATCGTGCTCGGCGCCGACTCGCGCGAGGCCCTGGAAGCGATGCGCTCCCTCTACGACCCGATCATAGCCCAGAGCTTCCCGACGGACCTCGACCCACGCCCCAAGGTGTCGGTGCCGCTCGTCGTCACGGACCTTGCCAGCGCGGAGATGATCAAATACGCCGCGAACGCTTTCCTGGCTACCAAGATCAGCTTCATAAACGAGGTCTCGAACCTCTGCGAGCTCGTCGGCGCGGACGTCGCGAACGTCGCCGCCGGCATCGGCCTCGACGAACGCATCGGCCCGCGTTTCCTCGGGGCCGGCGTCGGTTGGGGCGGCTCCTGCTTCCCGAAGGACGTCGCGGCCCTGCGCTCCGTCGCCCGCGAGTACGACTACGAGCCCGTCCTCCTCGACGCCACGGTCGCCGTCAACGAGCGCCAGCGCCGGAGGGTGATCTCGAAGCTCCAGCACGACCTCCACACCCTCAAGGGCAAGCGCATCGCCCTGCTGGGCCTCGCCTTTAAACCGAACACGGACGACCTCCGGGAAGCCCCGAGCCTGCGGATAGCCGGAGAGCTCGACTCGCTGGGGGCCCGCGTCGTGGGCTACGACCCCGTCGCGGGGAAGGCCGCGGCCAGGCTCTCACCAGGACTCCGGGTGGTCTTCGACCCCTACGAGGCCCTCGCCGGGGCGCACGCGGCGGTGGTAGTGACCGAGTGGGAGGAGGTCCGGAACCTGGACCTCGAACGCGCCGCCTCACTAATGGACGACCCCGGGCTACTCGTGGACGGACGCAACACCCTCGACCCGGACGCGGTCCGGGCCGCCGGCCTCCTCTACCGAGGGTTCGGACGCTGA
- a CDS encoding sulfotransferase family protein, protein MNPHVFIVGCQRSGTTLLQRMVDANPNIAIVHESRFVDSYYRDRQGLTPEGNVTGEIVPLIAEHPRFAKLGVDREGLKSLLPDGRAVHYRDFLSGVYDLHGRALGKEVVGDKTPRYVRSIPELHALWPKARFLHLIRDGRDVCLSALQWRSGGELARRFETWKTDPVATAGVWWDWLVRLGREAGRDLGPDLYREVRYETLVAEPAGECERLCEFLGIPYDGAMIRFHEGKTKDQGGLSAKKAWLPVTAGLRDWRGQMAEKDVERFEAAAGATLERLGYPRVVADPSPRAVEHAFRVRAALAASGGL, encoded by the coding sequence GTGAACCCGCACGTCTTTATAGTGGGGTGCCAGAGGTCGGGGACCACGCTCCTGCAGAGGATGGTCGACGCCAACCCCAACATAGCCATCGTTCACGAGAGCCGGTTCGTCGACAGCTACTACCGGGACCGTCAGGGGCTCACCCCCGAGGGCAACGTGACCGGGGAGATCGTCCCGCTCATCGCCGAACACCCCAGGTTCGCGAAGCTGGGGGTGGATCGGGAGGGGCTCAAAAGCCTCCTCCCAGACGGCCGCGCCGTCCACTACCGGGACTTCTTAAGCGGCGTATACGACCTGCACGGACGGGCGCTCGGCAAGGAGGTCGTCGGGGACAAGACCCCGCGCTACGTGCGGAGTATCCCGGAGTTGCACGCGCTCTGGCCGAAGGCCAGGTTCTTGCACCTGATCCGGGACGGCCGGGACGTCTGCCTGTCGGCCCTTCAGTGGAGGAGCGGCGGCGAGCTCGCCCGTCGCTTCGAGACCTGGAAGACGGACCCCGTGGCGACGGCCGGCGTCTGGTGGGACTGGCTCGTGCGTCTCGGCCGCGAAGCGGGCCGGGACCTCGGCCCCGACCTCTACCGCGAGGTCCGCTACGAAACCCTCGTCGCCGAGCCGGCCGGAGAGTGCGAACGGCTCTGCGAATTCCTCGGCATCCCCTACGATGGGGCCATGATCCGCTTTCACGAGGGCAAGACGAAAGATCAAGGGGGTCTCAGCGCGAAGAAGGCGTGGTTACCGGTTACCGCGGGCCTGCGCGACTGGCGCGGGCAGATGGCGGAGAAGGACGTGGAGCGTTTCGAGGCGGCGGCGGGGGCGACGCTAGAGAGGTTGGGCTATCCGCGCGTCGTTGCCGACCCGTCTCCCCGGGCGGTGGAGCACGCCTTCAGGGTGCGCGCGGCGCTCGCGGCGTCCGGGGGACTATAG
- a CDS encoding sulfotransferase family protein: protein MDPHVFIVGCARSGTTLLQRLVDAHPDLSVTPSMHWVRDLFRERGFKRPEDPVPPTLVSALVAHPRFSRLGLDPGRVAALAGPETTHLDLLSGIFGLYGEASHKPLVGNKTAPFVRRIPELHALWPKARFVHIIRDGRDVCLSILDWESTPGAAGRYSSWGEDPISTTALWWRRKVLLGREGGAGIEPGLYRETFYESLVSDPAGECRRLCDFLGIPYEEAMLRFVERRSDPDLERAHPTMPVTAGLRDWRAQMPREAVERFEAVAGDLLEDLGYPLATSPGRATVERAARMREAFSTEAGSRGRKLPAGW from the coding sequence TTGGACCCGCACGTCTTCATAGTCGGCTGCGCCCGGTCGGGGACCACCCTGCTCCAACGCCTCGTCGACGCCCACCCCGACCTGTCCGTCACCCCATCGATGCACTGGGTGCGGGACCTGTTCCGCGAACGCGGCTTCAAAAGGCCGGAAGACCCCGTACCACCGACCCTGGTCTCCGCCCTCGTGGCGCACCCTAGGTTCTCCCGACTCGGCCTCGACCCCGGGCGGGTGGCGGCGCTCGCGGGACCGGAGACCACCCACCTTGACCTCCTCTCGGGCATCTTCGGGCTTTACGGAGAGGCTTCCCACAAGCCGCTCGTCGGGAACAAGACGGCCCCCTTCGTGCGGCGAATCCCCGAGCTGCATGCCCTGTGGCCGAAAGCGAGGTTCGTCCACATAATCCGGGACGGTCGGGACGTTTGCCTCTCGATCCTCGACTGGGAGAGTACGCCGGGGGCCGCGGGCCGCTACTCCTCCTGGGGGGAAGACCCCATCTCGACGACGGCGCTGTGGTGGAGGCGTAAGGTCCTCCTGGGGCGGGAGGGCGGGGCCGGCATCGAACCGGGTCTCTACCGCGAGACCTTCTACGAATCGCTCGTCTCTGACCCGGCCGGGGAGTGCCGCAGGCTCTGCGATTTCCTCGGCATCCCCTACGAGGAGGCGATGCTCCGCTTCGTCGAGCGCAGATCGGACCCGGACCTGGAGCGCGCCCACCCGACCATGCCCGTGACGGCCGGCCTTCGCGACTGGCGCGCTCAGATGCCCCGCGAGGCCGTGGAGCGCTTCGAGGCCGTGGCCGGGGACCTGCTCGAGGACCTCGGGTACCCGCTCGCCACGAGTCCCGGCCGGGCGACGGTAGAGCGCGCGGCCAGGATGCGCGAGGCGTTCTCCACCGAGGCCGGCTCCCGGGGCCGGAAGTTGCCGGCGGGGTGGTAG
- a CDS encoding sulfotransferase family protein has protein sequence MTEQQEFSTRTSGTGLEPHHFIVGCARSGTTLLHRIVDAHPLVAVTPEMHWISKHLETDAAGGPIVTPRTVSELADHRRFSHFDLDRPDFEALLGMEESLPYREFLRRLFGLYGRSKDKPVVGNKTPAYVRHLPELHGLWPRSRFVHIIRDGRDVCLSVLNWKKAARTAGRYATWEEDPVTTTALWWERKVRSGHEDGAALGRDLYHEMLYEDLIGAPEAQCRALCDFLALPYDPAMVRFSEGKTRTDLPDARRTPKKAWLPVTSGLRDWRTQMEADDVERFEAAVGDLLTDLGYERAFPDPGREALANARRVREAFERDIGARRERP, from the coding sequence ATGACGGAACAACAAGAGTTTTCGACGCGCACCTCGGGGACCGGCCTCGAACCGCACCACTTCATAGTGGGGTGCGCCCGCTCGGGGACCACGCTCCTGCACAGGATCGTGGACGCGCATCCACTCGTGGCGGTCACCCCCGAGATGCACTGGATCTCGAAACACCTCGAAACCGATGCGGCCGGAGGCCCAATCGTCACGCCGCGCACGGTCTCGGAGCTCGCGGACCATAGACGCTTCTCCCACTTCGACCTGGACCGCCCGGACTTCGAGGCCCTGCTTGGTATGGAAGAATCGCTGCCCTACCGCGAGTTCTTGCGCCGCCTCTTCGGCCTCTACGGCAGGTCGAAAGACAAACCCGTGGTCGGCAACAAGACGCCTGCCTACGTCCGCCACCTGCCCGAGCTGCATGGCCTGTGGCCGCGGTCAAGGTTCGTCCACATAATCCGCGACGGGCGGGACGTTTGCCTCTCGGTATTGAACTGGAAAAAGGCGGCCAGGACGGCCGGGCGGTACGCGACGTGGGAAGAGGACCCCGTCACGACGACGGCGCTGTGGTGGGAGCGGAAGGTCCGCTCCGGGCACGAGGACGGGGCCGCGCTCGGCCGGGATCTGTACCACGAGATGCTGTACGAGGACCTGATCGGGGCCCCCGAGGCCCAATGCCGCGCCCTCTGCGATTTCCTCGCCCTCCCGTACGACCCCGCGATGGTCCGCTTCAGCGAGGGCAAGACGAGGACAGACCTCCCCGACGCCCGCCGGACGCCGAAGAAGGCCTGGCTCCCCGTCACCTCGGGCCTGCGCGACTGGCGAACGCAGATGGAGGCCGACGACGTGGAGCGCTTCGAGGCCGCCGTGGGAGACCTCCTCACCGACCTCGGCTACGAACGCGCTTTCCCGGATCCGGGCCGGGAAGCGCTGGCGAACGCCCGTAGAGTTCGCGAGGCCTTCGAGCGGGACATCGGGGCCCGCCGGGAGCGGCCGTAG
- a CDS encoding phosphotransferase has protein sequence MIVEPFAADPAFPGLALAGDPDAMRSLFAEHLRPVGETPYEISGCKLFRVRYRKGARCVLQYSLDLHDPVTGAEHTQWVTGVMYASGKAKRKWEKLRKSAPEVPAADPAFEPVSFLPELGMLVEVFPYDRRLPGLPLLMAGPSPEIRAPLLADFGGNWRMTGWHAELVRYRSELGATVGISLCATESATGRTERRRFYAKAYHDDAGEVTSRVLETLKEAAGASETAFVVEGAVAYLDGPRVLLQREVPGATLRDRLLRDEDAEAALRLTAGALAELHTSGVEVPRLHPLQREVVVLERTGRLLRWARPDLAARIDGTVGAVVSELEEVPPAPTHRDLKLDHVLLRDGRAGLIDLDGFAGADPLIDAAGVMAHLRGLPLHFPGFDGTRGEDFERTFAHEYFGRVPEGWRDGLPVHYAGAVLKMAVGFFRRREAGWPAKIEALLHTARDSLAGRIW, from the coding sequence GTGATCGTTGAGCCCTTCGCCGCCGACCCGGCCTTCCCCGGCCTCGCCCTCGCCGGCGACCCGGACGCCATGAGAAGTCTCTTCGCCGAACACCTGCGTCCTGTCGGGGAGACCCCCTACGAGATCTCGGGCTGCAAGCTCTTTCGCGTCCGCTACCGCAAGGGCGCCCGCTGCGTCCTCCAATACTCCCTCGACCTCCACGACCCCGTCACGGGCGCGGAGCATACCCAGTGGGTAACCGGCGTCATGTACGCCAGCGGCAAAGCGAAGCGCAAGTGGGAGAAGCTGCGCAAGTCCGCGCCGGAGGTTCCGGCCGCGGACCCGGCCTTCGAGCCCGTCTCCTTTCTCCCGGAGCTCGGCATGCTCGTCGAGGTCTTCCCCTACGACCGGCGGCTTCCCGGCCTCCCGCTGCTCATGGCCGGCCCCTCCCCGGAGATCCGGGCGCCGCTGCTGGCGGACTTCGGCGGGAACTGGCGAATGACGGGCTGGCACGCGGAGCTCGTGCGGTACCGCTCCGAGCTCGGGGCGACGGTCGGGATCTCGCTTTGCGCCACCGAAAGCGCCACGGGCCGGACGGAGAGACGCCGCTTCTACGCCAAGGCCTACCACGATGACGCCGGCGAGGTTACTAGCCGCGTGCTCGAGACCCTCAAAGAAGCGGCCGGGGCGTCGGAGACGGCGTTCGTCGTCGAGGGGGCCGTGGCGTACCTGGACGGGCCGCGCGTTCTTTTGCAGAGGGAGGTTCCGGGCGCAACGCTACGGGACAGGCTGCTGCGGGACGAAGATGCGGAGGCCGCCCTGCGGCTGACGGCCGGGGCACTCGCGGAGCTTCACACCTCGGGGGTGGAGGTGCCGAGGCTGCACCCTCTGCAGCGAGAAGTCGTCGTCCTGGAGAGGACGGGGAGGCTCTTGCGGTGGGCGCGTCCGGATCTCGCGGCGCGGATAGACGGCACCGTCGGGGCCGTCGTCTCGGAGCTGGAGGAGGTTCCGCCGGCGCCTACCCACCGCGACCTCAAGCTGGACCACGTGCTTTTGCGCGACGGGCGGGCTGGCCTGATCGACCTCGACGGCTTCGCGGGCGCCGATCCCCTCATAGACGCGGCAGGGGTCATGGCCCACCTGCGCGGCCTGCCCCTTCACTTCCCCGGCTTCGACGGGACGCGGGGCGAGGATTTCGAGCGCACCTTCGCCCACGAGTACTTCGGCCGCGTCCCGGAGGGCTGGCGGGACGGGCTGCCGGTCCACTACGCCGGGGCGGTTCTCAAGATGGCCGTCGGCTTCTTCCGGCGGCGGGAGGCCGGTTGGCCGGCGAAGATCGAAGCGCTCTTGCACACGGCCCGGGACTCGCTCGCGGGGCGGATATGGTAA
- a CDS encoding ABC transporter ATP-binding protein, translating into MKERTKFMQVVFGYLRGAKVSLALAAACTIGLTLTELLKPWPIKIVFDYVLLQRPLPGYLSFFEVFGDGRVAFLVAMSGAMVLIAVLTGAFTYLQVYITSRIGNELVYTLRRTLFAHLQRLSLSFHNKTRSGEHMTKIVSDTNTLKDVFAESALTASAHILTFFGMFTIMLFLDWRLFLVVLATVPLLGATLYYRYRASKASSKRQRKREAVIATRINEVMSTVPLVQAFGREPHEQERFEAESSEFLEESIRNARIEAVASRAVVVIGAIGTAAVVLVGALQVIAGRISPGDLLLFTSYVQSMYRPVRNLARLSNKYSKAVVGAERINEILEVEPEIQDRPDAVEAPKLKGAVAFENVSFDYEDDEDGVLEDVSFAVEPGQRVALVGASGAGKSTMVSLILRLYQPKAGRILIDGRDIRDYKLRSLRRQIGIVLQDSVLFGATIRENIAYGRLDATDEEIEAAARAANAHEFIAGLEKGYDTVLGERGDTLSGGQRQRIAIARAVVRDARVLILDEPMTGLDAESEARVQEALDRLMAGRTSFLITHDLHAVTGADQVLVLENGRIVEQGQHDELMAKSDRYRRLNDLKTGRREPLRDR; encoded by the coding sequence GTGAAGGAGCGCACGAAGTTCATGCAGGTGGTGTTCGGGTACTTGCGGGGGGCGAAGGTGAGCCTGGCGCTCGCGGCGGCCTGCACCATCGGGCTGACGCTCACCGAGCTGCTCAAGCCGTGGCCGATCAAGATAGTCTTCGATTACGTGCTGCTGCAGAGGCCGCTGCCGGGGTACCTGTCGTTCTTCGAGGTTTTCGGCGACGGGCGGGTGGCGTTTCTGGTCGCGATGTCCGGGGCTATGGTCCTGATCGCGGTCCTCACCGGCGCGTTTACCTACCTTCAGGTCTACATAACCTCCCGCATCGGCAACGAGCTCGTCTACACGCTCAGGCGGACGCTCTTCGCGCACCTGCAGCGTCTCTCGCTCTCCTTCCACAACAAGACCCGCTCCGGCGAGCACATGACCAAGATCGTCAGCGACACGAACACCCTCAAGGACGTCTTCGCCGAGTCGGCGCTCACCGCCTCGGCCCACATCCTGACGTTCTTCGGGATGTTCACCATCATGCTCTTTCTCGACTGGCGGCTCTTCCTGGTCGTGCTTGCGACGGTGCCGCTGCTCGGGGCCACGCTGTACTACCGCTACCGGGCCTCCAAAGCCTCGTCCAAGCGGCAGCGCAAGCGCGAGGCGGTGATCGCCACGCGCATAAACGAGGTGATGTCCACGGTCCCGCTGGTGCAGGCGTTCGGGCGGGAGCCGCACGAGCAGGAGCGGTTCGAGGCCGAGAGCAGCGAGTTTCTGGAGGAGAGCATCCGCAACGCCAGGATAGAGGCCGTGGCGAGCCGGGCGGTCGTCGTGATCGGGGCGATAGGGACGGCCGCGGTCGTCCTCGTCGGGGCGCTGCAGGTGATAGCGGGCAGGATCTCACCCGGCGACCTCCTCCTGTTCACCTCATACGTGCAGAGCATGTACAGGCCCGTCCGGAACCTCGCGAGGCTCTCCAACAAGTACTCCAAGGCCGTGGTCGGGGCCGAGAGGATCAACGAGATCCTGGAGGTCGAGCCCGAGATCCAGGACAGGCCCGACGCCGTCGAAGCCCCGAAACTCAAAGGCGCGGTCGCCTTCGAGAACGTCTCCTTCGACTACGAGGACGACGAAGACGGCGTTCTGGAGGACGTATCGTTCGCCGTCGAGCCGGGCCAGAGGGTCGCGCTCGTCGGGGCCTCCGGGGCGGGAAAATCCACCATGGTCAGCCTGATACTGCGCCTCTACCAGCCGAAGGCCGGGCGCATCCTGATCGACGGCCGGGACATCCGGGACTATAAGCTCCGCTCCTTGCGGCGTCAGATCGGGATAGTCCTCCAGGACTCGGTGCTCTTCGGCGCGACGATCCGCGAGAACATAGCCTACGGTAGGCTGGACGCGACGGACGAGGAGATAGAGGCCGCCGCCCGCGCCGCCAACGCCCACGAGTTCATAGCCGGGCTGGAAAAGGGCTACGACACCGTGCTGGGTGAGCGGGGCGACACGCTCTCGGGCGGCCAGCGCCAGCGCATCGCCATAGCCCGCGCCGTGGTCAGGGACGCGCGGGTCCTGATCCTGGACGAGCCGATGACGGGCCTCGACGCCGAGAGCGAGGCGCGGGTGCAGGAAGCCCTCGACCGCTTGATGGCCGGCCGCACCTCGTTCCTCATAACCCACGACCTCCACGCCGTCACCGGCGCGGACCAGGTCCTCGTCCTGGAGAACGGCCGGATCGTTGAGCAGGGACAACACGACGAGCTTATGGCGAAGAGCGACCGCTACCGCCGCCTCAACGACCTGAAGACCGGACGCCGGGAGCCTCTGCGTGATCGTTGA